A window of Thermococcus sp. MV5 contains these coding sequences:
- a CDS encoding DUF257 family protein: protein MTTYFDIEQVLNKLKFGESVLIEYNSLTHPEFWLFLLVQWAKKKGYKIVIDDNIDTLYSFKASLELLGLDTKVLEEALVIKTGGRKKVGNIIGEIPINDVRVESSKYVNFFVSAIGGGNVINPVLGLDRAFYIHSSKEEVMALIRNGILFKGDKRRIAFYFVNIDVLNNIHPAILSWLEELVTTIIRIQQSLKEMRALIVKSINHELNGEEVIVPFMTKNRSEPTLSEKGYP from the coding sequence ATGACAACATACTTTGATATAGAACAAGTTTTAAATAAACTCAAGTTTGGAGAGAGTGTCTTGATAGAGTATAATTCCCTCACACATCCAGAATTTTGGTTATTTCTATTAGTCCAGTGGGCAAAAAAGAAAGGGTACAAAATTGTAATTGATGATAACATAGATACCCTTTACTCTTTCAAAGCGAGTCTCGAGCTCTTGGGCCTCGATACGAAGGTTTTAGAAGAAGCGTTAGTAATCAAAACTGGAGGAAGAAAGAAAGTCGGAAACATTATAGGAGAAATTCCAATTAATGATGTGCGTGTAGAGTCCAGCAAGTATGTGAACTTCTTCGTTTCAGCAATAGGGGGAGGAAATGTCATCAATCCAGTCCTTGGCCTCGATCGGGCATTTTACATCCATAGCTCAAAGGAAGAAGTTATGGCACTAATTAGAAATGGGATTCTGTTCAAAGGGGACAAAAGAAGAATCGCATTTTATTTTGTTAACATTGATGTCCTAAATAATATCCATCCAGCCATATTGTCTTGGCTTGAAGAGCTCGTCACTACAATAATTCGTATTCAACAAAGTTTAAAAGAAATGAGAGCATTAATTGTGAAATCAATAAACCACGAGCTAAACGGAGAAGAAGTCATTGTTCCATTCATGACGAAGAATAGAAGTGAACCAACTCTGTCGGAAAAGGGCTATCCCTGA
- the udp gene encoding uridine phosphorylase, with protein sequence MKKFMPADRPQTEEGYQYHIACKPGDVARYVLLPGDPERVPNISTLWDEAKEIAFHREYRTHTGKYKGVSISVTSTGIGGPSTAIAIEELAAIGADTFIRVGSTGAIQPGIEIGDLIIAKAAVRLEGTSKQYVRIEYPAAADLEVTLALIEAAESLGVRYHVGITASTDSFYVGQARPGLNGYFPSFAKHLIDDLRQARVTNFEMEAATLYTLANIYGLRAGCVCAVFANRITNQFGKEGEKEAALVASEAVKILHEWDEEKEKKGRKYWFPGITKF encoded by the coding sequence ATGAAGAAGTTCATGCCAGCAGACAGGCCTCAAACTGAAGAGGGGTATCAATATCATATAGCTTGTAAACCTGGAGATGTTGCTAGATATGTCCTTCTTCCGGGTGATCCTGAGAGAGTTCCTAATATAAGTACTCTTTGGGATGAAGCCAAGGAAATAGCTTTTCATAGAGAATATAGAACTCACACAGGCAAATACAAGGGAGTTTCTATAAGCGTTACTTCCACAGGAATTGGTGGGCCATCTACTGCTATAGCAATTGAAGAATTGGCTGCTATAGGAGCGGATACATTTATAAGAGTAGGTTCTACGGGGGCTATTCAACCTGGCATAGAAATCGGTGATTTAATAATAGCAAAAGCAGCCGTTAGACTGGAAGGGACATCAAAACAGTATGTTAGAATAGAGTATCCAGCTGCGGCTGATCTTGAAGTAACATTAGCTCTTATCGAAGCTGCTGAGAGTTTAGGTGTTAGATATCATGTGGGGATAACAGCTTCTACAGACAGCTTTTATGTTGGTCAGGCAAGACCTGGTTTAAATGGTTACTTCCCAAGCTTTGCAAAACATCTTATAGATGATTTAAGGCAAGCAAGGGTTACTAATTTTGAAATGGAAGCAGCAACACTTTATACTCTAGCGAATATTTATGGGCTTAGGGCAGGTTGTGTTTGTGCAGTTTTCGCTAATAGAATAACCAATCAGTTTGGAAAAGAGGGTGAAAAAGAAGCTGCCCTAGTTGCTAGCGAAGCTGTTAAAATACTCCATGAATGGGATGAAGAGAAAGAGAAAAAAGGCAGAAAATACTGGTTTCCGGGGATAACGAAGTTCTAA
- a CDS encoding pyridoxal-phosphate dependent enzyme — MLKCQTCGRIYKNFKIICKCGGVLDYISEIGNNFDSLLKKEFLDVRRYLEFLPVKGGFLPKLILPITPVVKREINGIHVFFKLEYLMPSGSFKDRGTYVTIAKLKEAGIKEVTLDSSGNAALSLALFGKSEGIKTHIFIPAHTSEGKKQLLKFLGAEVHEIQGSRMKVHVMAREVKKGLYISHWYNPYFVEGTKVIAYETYEQIGNVDYVLTPVGSGSLFLGVYKGFKELKLLEKIKIPKMIAVQGKGYESLCERSKERSSLAEGIAIPEPPRKKQMTKVLTTTHGTCVSVGDREIKEALSELISMGFLVEPTSATVYAGFRKLLNEEYFEKGSNVLMPLTGSGLKNV, encoded by the coding sequence GTGTTAAAATGCCAAACGTGCGGAAGGATTTATAAGAACTTTAAGATCATATGTAAGTGCGGTGGAGTTCTAGATTATATCAGTGAAATTGGAAATAACTTTGATTCCCTACTCAAAAAAGAGTTCCTAGACGTTAGAAGATATCTAGAGTTTTTACCTGTAAAAGGAGGATTTCTACCAAAGTTAATACTCCCAATAACCCCAGTTGTGAAAAGAGAGATTAATGGAATTCATGTTTTTTTCAAACTCGAATACCTTATGCCAAGTGGCTCTTTTAAAGATAGAGGTACTTATGTGACAATAGCAAAGTTAAAAGAGGCAGGAATTAAAGAAGTCACTTTAGATTCCTCAGGCAATGCTGCTTTAAGTTTAGCTCTATTTGGAAAAAGTGAAGGGATAAAAACTCACATCTTTATTCCAGCACATACGAGCGAAGGAAAAAAACAACTGCTCAAATTTCTTGGAGCAGAAGTGCATGAAATCCAAGGTTCACGGATGAAGGTACATGTAATGGCCAGAGAAGTCAAAAAAGGACTTTACATCTCCCACTGGTATAATCCGTATTTCGTTGAGGGAACTAAAGTGATAGCATATGAAACGTATGAACAAATAGGAAACGTTGATTATGTATTAACTCCCGTAGGCAGTGGCAGTCTTTTTTTAGGAGTTTATAAGGGATTTAAAGAACTAAAACTTCTTGAAAAAATCAAGATCCCAAAAATGATAGCTGTCCAAGGAAAAGGTTATGAAAGTCTTTGTGAGAGGAGCAAGGAAAGAAGCAGTCTAGCAGAGGGGATAGCAATCCCTGAACCACCAAGAAAGAAGCAGATGACCAAAGTTTTGACAACAACCCACGGAACATGTGTTTCCGTTGGGGATAGAGAGATCAAAGAAGCACTTAGTGAATTAATCTCTATGGGATTTCTTGTTGAACCAACTTCAGCAACAGTTTATGCAGGATTTAGGAAGCTTTTAAATGAGGAGTACTTTGAAAAGGGTTCTAACGTTTTAATGCCTCTAACTGGATCTGGACTAAAAAACGTTTAA
- a CDS encoding tungsten cofactor oxidoreductase radical SAM maturase: protein MEHKFRLWDAEVTIKPKLDMKYLYIEITSRCNLKCKMCFKQYWEDEEGDMDWDLFLKILDDAEEFPNLEMVLLGGIGEPTVHPQFIKMVREVKRRGFALGISTNGTLLTDEILEELVKLGVELIYFSMDTVPNVSGAITLGHLAAALTAEKIRKLVELKKKYGTGKPSIGVEVVVTKENYNQLSKIARYLRDIGADTLLLSNLIPMAEEQINDIVYDGSVNMEYYVQEVEKIAHYGLYVKIPYFELKSERRCEFDENNAAVIRWDGEVAPCYRFLHTYYEYIFGRKKKVNAYSFGNVKEERLSDIWRSRRYTWFRFIMKNYAYPSCTDCSLQESCDFVTTSDVDCWGNEPSCADCLWGRRLIFCPIPQHMYGKFF, encoded by the coding sequence ATGGAGCATAAATTCAGACTCTGGGATGCAGAAGTCACAATAAAACCCAAACTCGACATGAAGTATCTTTATATTGAAATAACAAGTCGGTGTAACCTAAAGTGTAAAATGTGTTTTAAACAATATTGGGAAGATGAAGAAGGAGATATGGATTGGGATTTGTTTTTAAAAATTCTTGATGATGCAGAAGAATTTCCAAATCTAGAGATGGTACTTTTGGGAGGTATTGGAGAACCTACTGTACATCCCCAGTTTATTAAGATGGTTAGAGAAGTAAAAAGAAGAGGTTTTGCTCTAGGAATTTCGACAAATGGTACTTTGCTTACAGATGAGATTCTTGAAGAGCTTGTAAAGCTTGGAGTGGAGTTGATATATTTTTCCATGGATACGGTTCCAAATGTTTCTGGTGCCATAACTCTTGGTCATTTAGCTGCCGCTCTTACTGCTGAAAAAATACGAAAATTAGTGGAGTTAAAAAAGAAGTATGGGACAGGAAAACCTTCTATTGGGGTTGAAGTTGTTGTAACTAAAGAAAACTATAATCAACTATCTAAAATAGCTCGTTATCTTAGGGATATCGGTGCCGATACCCTGTTACTCTCAAATTTAATTCCAATGGCTGAAGAGCAAATAAACGACATTGTTTATGATGGTAGTGTTAACATGGAGTACTATGTCCAGGAAGTTGAAAAAATAGCTCATTATGGGCTGTATGTAAAGATTCCTTATTTTGAACTGAAAAGTGAAAGAAGATGTGAGTTTGATGAAAATAATGCTGCTGTTATTAGATGGGATGGGGAGGTAGCACCATGCTACAGGTTTCTTCATACTTACTATGAATATATTTTTGGAAGAAAGAAAAAGGTCAATGCGTATTCCTTTGGAAACGTGAAAGAGGAAAGATTAAGCGACATATGGAGAAGTAGGCGCTATACTTGGTTTCGATTTATCATGAAGAACTATGCGTACCCCTCTTGTACGGATTGTTCCCTTCAGGAGTCATGTGACTTTGTTACTACGAGTGACGTTGATTGTTGGGGTAATGAGCCCAGTTGTGCAGATTGTTTGTGGGGGAGGCGGTTGATATTCTGTCCAATACCTCAGCATATGTATGGAAAGTTCTTTTAA
- a CDS encoding MoaD/ThiS family protein has translation MVKVKLFATLIRFTGKRTIEINEVRTVKELLDKMDELFPGFKKEIEKGFMILVNGRNIEHLQGPETPLKEDDTVSVFPPAGGG, from the coding sequence ATGGTAAAAGTTAAGCTTTTTGCGACTCTCATCAGATTCACAGGAAAGAGGACTATAGAAATAAATGAGGTTAGAACCGTGAAGGAGCTTCTGGATAAAATGGATGAGCTGTTTCCTGGTTTCAAAAAGGAAATTGAGAAAGGTTTTATGATACTTGTTAATGGCCGTAACATAGAGCATCTCCAAGGCCCTGAAACTCCCTTGAAAGAAGATGATACAGTTAGTGTATTCCCCCCTGCTGGAGGGGGTTAA
- the aor gene encoding aldehyde ferredoxin oxidoreductase, translating into MYGNWGKYIRVNLSTGEIKVETWDEEIAKKWLGSRGLGIYLLLKEMDPTVDPLSPDNKLIIAAGPLSGTSAPTGGRYNVITKSPLTGYITFANSGGYFGAELKKAGYDAVVIEGASEKPVYLYINDDHIELKDASHLWGKTTGETESIIRKELDDKNIRIAEIGPAGENLVKFAAVMNDEHRAAGRGGPGAVMGSKKLKAIAVKGTKTVPIADKEKFMQVVREKVNKIRNDPVGGGGLPKFGTSVLVNIINENGLYPHKNFQTGVFEYAYEQSGEAMVAKYLIRNKPCFACPIGCARVNKLPTVGETEGPEYESIWALGSNMGINDLATIIEANHMCDEFGLDTISTGGTLATAMELYEKGLIKDEDLGEAPPFRFGNTEVLHYYIEKISKREGFGDKLAEGGYRLAEMYNGTEYFMGVKKMELPAYDPRGAEGHGLGYATNNRGGCHIKNYMISPEILGYPYKMDPHDIGDEKVKMLIIFQHLTAVIDAAGLCLFTTFGLGADDYTDLLNAGLGWDFSTDDYLKIGERIWNAERLFNLKAGLDPARDDTLPKRFLEEPMPEGPNKGHTVRLKEMLPRYYALRGWSEDGKIPEEKLKELDLDEFM; encoded by the coding sequence ATGTATGGAAACTGGGGAAAATATATTAGAGTGAATCTTTCGACTGGAGAGATAAAAGTAGAAACATGGGATGAGGAAATTGCAAAGAAATGGCTTGGTAGCAGAGGACTTGGGATATATCTTCTTCTAAAAGAAATGGACCCAACTGTAGACCCACTAAGCCCGGATAACAAGTTGATAATAGCAGCAGGACCGCTTTCAGGAACAAGCGCCCCTACCGGAGGGAGATACAATGTTATAACTAAGAGCCCGCTTACGGGGTATATCACATTTGCAAACTCCGGTGGTTATTTTGGAGCAGAACTTAAGAAAGCAGGTTATGATGCAGTAGTAATTGAAGGAGCGTCTGAAAAGCCTGTCTATCTTTACATAAACGATGACCACATAGAGCTTAAAGATGCTTCTCATCTATGGGGTAAAACTACAGGAGAAACTGAAAGCATTATACGAAAAGAACTTGATGATAAGAATATTCGAATAGCAGAAATTGGTCCAGCTGGTGAGAATCTTGTGAAATTTGCAGCAGTGATGAATGATGAACACAGGGCCGCTGGTAGAGGAGGCCCGGGAGCAGTAATGGGGAGTAAGAAACTCAAAGCTATTGCTGTAAAAGGGACTAAAACAGTTCCTATTGCAGATAAGGAAAAATTCATGCAAGTTGTTAGAGAGAAGGTGAACAAGATAAGGAATGATCCAGTTGGTGGTGGAGGATTGCCCAAGTTTGGAACTTCAGTACTAGTGAATATAATAAATGAAAATGGTCTTTATCCACATAAGAACTTCCAAACAGGAGTATTTGAATACGCTTATGAACAAAGTGGTGAAGCAATGGTTGCTAAGTATCTTATTAGGAATAAACCTTGTTTTGCATGTCCCATTGGATGTGCAAGGGTTAACAAACTCCCCACTGTTGGGGAGACAGAAGGACCTGAATACGAGAGTATTTGGGCACTTGGTTCAAACATGGGCATAAATGACTTAGCAACTATAATTGAGGCTAATCATATGTGTGATGAATTCGGTCTTGATACTATATCAACTGGTGGAACATTGGCAACGGCTATGGAACTTTACGAAAAAGGACTAATAAAGGATGAGGATCTTGGAGAAGCTCCACCATTTAGGTTTGGTAACACCGAGGTTCTTCACTACTATATCGAGAAGATATCCAAGAGAGAAGGTTTTGGAGATAAGCTTGCTGAAGGAGGATACAGGTTAGCTGAGATGTACAATGGAACAGAGTACTTTATGGGAGTTAAGAAAATGGAGCTCCCAGCATATGACCCAAGAGGTGCTGAAGGACATGGATTAGGTTACGCAACCAACAATCGTGGCGGATGCCACATAAAGAACTACATGATAAGTCCAGAAATTCTTGGATATCCATATAAAATGGACCCACACGACATAGGAGATGAGAAGGTAAAGATGCTTATAATCTTCCAGCACCTTACTGCAGTTATAGATGCTGCTGGATTGTGTCTATTCACGACATTTGGTTTAGGGGCAGATGACTACACTGATTTGCTCAACGCAGGTCTTGGTTGGGACTTTAGCACTGACGACTATCTTAAGATTGGAGAAAGAATTTGGAATGCAGAGAGACTCTTCAACCTTAAAGCGGGCCTTGATCCAGCTAGAGACGATACTCTTCCAAAACGCTTCCTTGAAGAGCCAATGCCAGAAGGTCCAAACAAGGGACATACAGTTAGACTTAAAGAAATGCTTCCAAGGTATTATGCACTTCGTGGATGGAGTGAAGACGGAAAGATTCCAGAAGAGAAGCTTAAAGAACTTGATCTTGATGAATTTATGTGA
- a CDS encoding Nre family DNA repair protein: MMELFNSKLCAICKGRKLLCGRPTCPILERFRVARSIKEKINRKDIFGSSPPSIFVGEYGYPKVRIGPLVPPIEGNTSHLDSPLKWGNKTIKDILYYRSLLVMGEMKADVNVRKSRRLLSEIQELAMSIKPVDSEILLKKKPVLKVLPSEFAPPIGPKAELLDFELTENPKIPKRTDYVVNDELKAEPAIMRLYNWGFDEYYIIRLLSAGILGLHRKLVPTRWSITAVQDTIGKKLRKEVLHYEPINEFEVYFHEFLGNRYAVILMPESYAFELLEVWLKGSLFGSGEPEVLHDYEDFRGIKGYAEQTTGAYYAARLSVLETLRKRRRQARILVFREITPRYYAPVGVWQIRVGVKKAMENLIGRFNTLQEALNEVKKFLEHPFNRYLKKSWILKMEKQRTLDYYLNYHKATFI; encoded by the coding sequence ATGATGGAGCTTTTTAACTCAAAGCTGTGTGCTATTTGCAAAGGGAGAAAATTGCTATGCGGACGGCCTACTTGTCCGATTCTTGAACGGTTTAGAGTAGCTAGAAGTATAAAGGAAAAAATTAATCGTAAGGATATATTTGGCTCTTCTCCCCCAAGTATTTTTGTTGGGGAGTATGGCTATCCAAAAGTTCGCATTGGCCCTTTAGTGCCACCTATAGAGGGAAATACTTCTCATCTTGACAGCCCTTTAAAATGGGGGAATAAAACAATAAAAGACATCCTTTACTATCGCTCCCTACTTGTTATGGGTGAGATGAAAGCCGATGTTAATGTAAGGAAAAGCAGAAGACTTCTAAGTGAGATACAAGAATTAGCCATGTCAATAAAACCCGTGGATAGTGAGATTCTACTTAAAAAGAAACCCGTGTTGAAAGTTCTTCCAAGTGAATTTGCACCTCCAATAGGCCCAAAAGCCGAACTCCTTGACTTTGAACTCACTGAAAATCCAAAAATTCCAAAAAGAACAGATTATGTCGTTAATGACGAGTTAAAAGCTGAGCCAGCTATTATGCGTTTATATAACTGGGGGTTTGACGAGTACTATATCATAAGACTTCTTTCTGCCGGAATCTTAGGACTCCACAGAAAACTTGTACCCACAAGATGGAGCATTACAGCTGTACAAGATACTATAGGGAAAAAACTTAGAAAAGAAGTTCTTCATTACGAACCAATAAATGAATTTGAGGTTTATTTTCATGAATTTCTTGGAAACAGATATGCTGTTATCCTAATGCCAGAAAGCTACGCATTTGAACTCCTTGAAGTATGGCTCAAGGGATCCCTCTTTGGAAGTGGGGAACCTGAGGTTCTTCATGATTATGAAGATTTTCGTGGGATTAAGGGATACGCAGAGCAAACTACTGGAGCGTACTACGCTGCCCGTCTAAGTGTTCTTGAAACTCTGAGAAAAAGAAGAAGACAAGCTCGGATACTAGTATTTAGGGAGATTACCCCAAGATATTATGCTCCCGTGGGAGTTTGGCAGATAAGAGTGGGAGTGAAGAAAGCTATGGAAAACCTCATAGGAAGATTCAACACACTGCAAGAAGCCTTAAATGAAGTTAAAAAGTTCCTTGAACATCCATTTAATCGGTATCTTAAAAAAAGCTGGATTCTAAAGATGGAAAAACAAAGAACCCTCGATTACTACTTAAATTACCATAAGGCAACTTTTATATAA
- a CDS encoding DUF835 domain-containing protein, translated as MVDLIGAINAIGNLILRFIIVALALLVRRELRKRDLHILRFYDLLVISFIVYAVSKIFFLPLNLDRAGLMDIDEKTARTLNSIANFLINIFGILLLYTWIKLFRGLTQRYRLIPIVRQFPGELAKTLPPGVYITKHTGEFCEKYKSLLQGRKAIIITRRKPKDLKSKLGVELPILWLAKVEGPNVIYPRNLERLAHELISFMRSEKGPKSIIIDGLEYLMVENDFESVFKFLTALKDYATLTDTVIIVPVKKEALEERRYALLLREFPKLEELEAVQKEY; from the coding sequence ATGGTCGATCTAATAGGAGCTATCAATGCAATTGGAAACTTAATCCTTAGGTTTATTATCGTAGCCCTAGCCCTCTTGGTTCGAAGAGAACTTAGGAAGAGAGATCTACATATCCTCAGGTTTTATGACCTGTTAGTAATTAGTTTCATCGTCTATGCTGTATCAAAGATATTCTTTTTACCTCTCAACTTAGATAGAGCTGGGCTCATGGATATAGATGAGAAAACTGCTAGAACATTGAATAGTATTGCTAACTTCCTAATAAACATTTTTGGAATCCTTTTACTCTATACTTGGATAAAACTGTTTAGGGGTTTAACTCAAAGATATAGGCTTATACCTATTGTCCGACAATTCCCTGGCGAACTCGCTAAGACCCTTCCTCCAGGAGTTTATATAACAAAGCACACAGGAGAATTTTGTGAAAAGTACAAAAGTCTGTTACAAGGAAGAAAAGCCATCATAATAACACGACGAAAACCTAAAGACTTAAAATCAAAATTAGGGGTCGAACTTCCAATCCTCTGGTTGGCAAAAGTTGAAGGTCCTAACGTTATTTACCCCCGCAATCTTGAACGCCTTGCACACGAACTCATCTCCTTTATGAGATCAGAAAAAGGACCAAAAAGTATCATAATTGATGGTCTTGAATACCTAATGGTCGAGAATGATTTTGAATCAGTGTTTAAGTTCTTGACGGCTCTAAAAGATTATGCCACCCTCACTGATACCGTGATAATTGTTCCAGTGAAGAAAGAAGCCCTTGAGGAAAGAAGATATGCATTGCTTTTAAGAGAATTTCCAAAATTGGAAGAGCTTGAAGCTGTTCAAAAGGAGTATTAG
- a CDS encoding alkaline phosphatase family protein has product MRKKLALISIDGNGIYNLKHMPFLSELAEKGFFEVVESIFPTLTDLVHTSVVTGITPKKHGVVENGYYDRIADRKVNFYEYEVAFNPHEVIKAKTIVDILRETGVKSASVTAYTMPPFSNTHIRIFPPFFSDNNLYRKHGRDWRKDRWVLNSAIYLYEECKPDLLLVHFASIDGMQHDYGPLSDETMKAVETVDTALNTLWERLRDEYAFIIFADHGQENVHTWVNLRVYLKKHGIETLRVSSGGGVHVYLKDPNEAEEAYYLLKRAPGSKYVFFREDLPHLDTPQSGELIVSAKEGYWFCSHKVCNGIKGSSYWVKGMHGSLNEPVIKVPLILWGFEKANLENATLYDIAPTILKFFGREKPKEMIGKSLL; this is encoded by the coding sequence ATGAGAAAAAAACTAGCCTTGATAAGTATCGACGGCAATGGGATATACAATCTAAAACACATGCCCTTTTTAAGTGAACTCGCAGAAAAGGGTTTCTTCGAAGTTGTAGAGTCTATTTTCCCAACCCTTACAGATTTAGTTCATACAAGTGTTGTAACTGGAATTACTCCCAAAAAACATGGTGTGGTTGAGAATGGATATTATGACAGAATAGCTGACAGAAAAGTAAACTTTTACGAGTATGAAGTGGCGTTTAATCCTCATGAAGTTATAAAAGCAAAAACAATAGTCGATATTCTAAGAGAAACAGGAGTAAAAAGTGCCTCTGTAACAGCATATACAATGCCCCCTTTTAGCAATACTCATATTAGGATATTTCCGCCATTCTTCAGTGATAACAATCTTTATCGTAAACATGGAAGAGATTGGAGAAAAGATCGCTGGGTTTTGAACTCAGCTATCTATTTATATGAGGAATGCAAACCCGATCTTTTATTAGTACATTTTGCTTCTATAGATGGAATGCAACATGATTACGGCCCTCTAAGTGATGAGACTATGAAAGCCGTGGAAACTGTTGATACTGCTCTAAATACACTCTGGGAAAGATTGAGAGATGAGTACGCTTTTATAATCTTTGCTGACCACGGGCAAGAAAATGTTCATACATGGGTTAATTTAAGGGTTTATCTCAAAAAACATGGTATTGAAACACTACGGGTTTCCTCTGGTGGAGGGGTCCATGTCTATTTAAAAGACCCTAATGAGGCTGAAGAAGCATATTATCTATTAAAAAGAGCACCAGGGAGCAAATATGTATTTTTTAGGGAGGATTTGCCCCATTTAGATACTCCTCAAAGTGGAGAGCTCATAGTCTCAGCCAAAGAGGGTTACTGGTTCTGTTCCCACAAAGTATGTAATGGGATAAAAGGATCAAGTTACTGGGTAAAAGGCATGCATGGGTCTCTAAATGAGCCCGTGATAAAAGTCCCCTTGATTTTATGGGGATTTGAGAAGGCAAACTTAGAAAATGCGACTCTTTATGATATTGCTCCCACAATACTAAAGTTCTTTGGCAGAGAGAAGCCGAAGGAAATGATCGGAAAAAGCTTACTATGA